In a genomic window of Occallatibacter riparius:
- a CDS encoding S9 family peptidase, protein MRSLQLAALLALATVAAAQTPPSTKTPTIDQSLETFSVNAPQLSPDGKRVIYEQSRTNWENNSFDTELWIANADGTERHLLTVRAGSSSSASWSPDGQWIAFLSDRPAALKDSPSGQRQLYLMPADGGDAQQITKMEHGINGFEWAPDSKHIAFAAEGADPKTLKDRKDYFGDYHVIHADYQMTHLWLIEIPRADLAGRFPKPADPKQLTKDDYTINDFSFSPDGKHIAFSAQRDPDLISGFSADIYTVTVPDGAIKKIVDTPGPDGNPQWSPDGKQIAYETSNGNKYFFYTDQRLAVVPADGGTPQVLTADFDEDPGLIRWAPEGIYFSALQKMSSSLFLLDPATKAVKKIEMPGSTVAGSFSFSRDFKALAFRGSAENRFAEIYVSTLPSAAPVQITHASDQLSAFTLAHREAVQWKSGDGTTIEGVLYKPADFDAHKKYPLLVVIHGGPTGIDMPLINADRYYPIERFVARGALILRPNYRGSAGYGEAFRSLNVRNLGVGDYADVISGVDSLIAQGVVDKDRVGSMGWSEGGYISAFITASSNRFKAVSVGAGISDWTTYYANTDITPFTPQYLHATPWDDPEIYAKTSPIHYIAHAETPTLIQQGSNDRRVPVPNSFELRQALEDRGVPVKMVLYEGFGHGINKPKQQRAVMEENELWFNHYIFGDPLPASLTPVVPPKPVEK, encoded by the coding sequence ATGCGCTCACTCCAGTTGGCTGCTCTCCTCGCTCTCGCCACCGTTGCCGCCGCGCAAACGCCGCCCTCCACCAAGACCCCCACCATCGATCAGTCGCTCGAGACCTTCAGCGTGAACGCCCCGCAGCTCTCGCCCGATGGCAAGCGCGTCATCTACGAGCAGAGCCGCACCAACTGGGAGAACAACTCTTTTGATACCGAACTCTGGATCGCGAATGCCGACGGCACAGAGCGTCATCTGCTCACCGTCCGCGCCGGCTCCAGTTCCAGCGCATCCTGGTCTCCGGACGGCCAATGGATCGCCTTCCTCTCCGATCGCCCCGCCGCCCTCAAAGACTCGCCCTCGGGCCAACGCCAGCTCTACCTCATGCCGGCCGACGGCGGCGACGCCCAGCAAATCACGAAGATGGAGCACGGCATCAACGGCTTCGAGTGGGCTCCGGATTCGAAACACATCGCCTTCGCCGCTGAAGGCGCCGACCCCAAGACCTTGAAAGACCGCAAGGACTACTTCGGCGACTACCACGTCATCCACGCCGACTACCAGATGACCCATCTCTGGCTCATCGAGATACCGCGAGCCGACCTCGCCGGCCGCTTTCCCAAGCCCGCCGATCCAAAGCAACTCACCAAAGACGACTACACCATCAACGACTTCTCCTTCTCGCCTGACGGCAAGCACATCGCCTTCAGCGCCCAGCGCGATCCCGACCTGATCTCCGGCTTCTCCGCCGACATCTACACCGTCACCGTTCCCGACGGCGCGATCAAAAAGATCGTCGACACGCCCGGCCCTGACGGCAATCCGCAGTGGTCACCAGACGGCAAGCAGATCGCCTATGAGACCTCCAACGGCAACAAGTACTTCTTCTACACCGACCAGCGGCTCGCCGTAGTCCCTGCCGACGGCGGAACTCCGCAGGTCCTCACTGCAGACTTCGACGAAGACCCCGGTCTCATTCGCTGGGCACCGGAAGGCATCTACTTCTCCGCCCTGCAGAAGATGAGTTCGTCGCTGTTTCTCCTCGATCCCGCAACCAAGGCAGTCAAGAAGATCGAGATGCCGGGCAGCACGGTCGCCGGCAGCTTCTCCTTCTCCCGAGACTTCAAGGCGCTTGCCTTTCGAGGCTCTGCTGAAAACCGCTTCGCCGAAATCTACGTCTCAACGCTTCCCTCAGCCGCGCCGGTGCAGATCACCCATGCGAGCGACCAGCTCTCCGCATTCACGCTCGCCCACCGCGAAGCAGTGCAATGGAAATCGGGTGACGGCACAACCATCGAAGGCGTCCTCTACAAGCCCGCCGACTTCGATGCGCACAAGAAGTACCCGCTCCTTGTCGTGATTCACGGCGGCCCTACGGGCATCGACATGCCCCTCATCAACGCCGACCGCTACTACCCTATTGAGCGCTTCGTTGCGCGCGGCGCGCTCATCCTCCGTCCCAACTATCGCGGCTCGGCCGGATACGGCGAAGCTTTCCGCTCGCTCAACGTGCGCAACCTCGGCGTGGGCGACTACGCCGACGTGATCTCCGGTGTCGACTCCCTCATCGCGCAGGGCGTCGTCGACAAAGACCGTGTGGGCTCCATGGGCTGGAGCGAAGGCGGCTACATCTCCGCATTCATCACCGCCTCTAGTAACCGCTTCAAAGCTGTCAGCGTAGGCGCCGGCATCTCCGACTGGACGACCTACTACGCCAACACCGACATCACGCCCTTCACGCCACAGTACCTGCACGCAACACCCTGGGACGATCCTGAGATCTACGCTAAGACCTCGCCCATCCACTACATCGCACACGCGGAAACGCCCACGCTCATTCAGCAGGGCTCGAACGACCGCCGAGTGCCCGTGCCCAACTCGTTCGAACTGCGCCAGGCGCTCGAAGACCGCGGCGTACCCGTGAAGATGGTGCTCTATGAAGGCTTCGGCCACGGCATCAACAAGCCCAAGCAGCAGCGCGCCGTCATGGAAGAGAACGAACTCTGGTTCAACCACTACATCTTCGGCGATCCCCTGCCCGCTTCACTCACGCCGGTAGTTCCGCCGAAGCCCGTCGAGAAGTAA
- a CDS encoding GH1 family beta-glucosidase, producing MKGITRRFFGKIMAGSAAAAASGLSLPAFAKSQASGSAPNPTRLQYPEGFLWGCATASYQIEGGAKDGGRGPSLWDVFSHTPGKTHEGDTGDVADDSYHLYKEDVRLLKNLGVQTYRMSMSWSRIFPEGKGKVNQTGVDYYSNVVDELLKNNITPYITLFHWDTPAALAGGWQNRDTSKAFADYAAFITKKLGDRVKHWMTTNEFVCFTDLGYKIGQFAPGLKLPDAQVNQVRHHGILAHGLAVQAIRANTPSGTQVGLAENATVYVPIIETKEHVEAAQKATRLGNAPFLTALMEGKYMNLYLEREGANAPKVEEGDFKAISSPLDFVGINVYTPFFVRADDSKQGYAEIPYPTSQPKMASPWILLAPECLYWAVRNVVDLWKIPALYITENGTSSDDVINSAGRIDDIDRIMYLRNHLSHLHRAVSEGYPVKGYFLWSLLDNFEWADGYSKRFGIHYVDFKTQKRTPKLSAEWYKNTIAQNAVL from the coding sequence ATGAAGGGCATTACACGCCGTTTCTTTGGCAAAATCATGGCCGGGTCGGCCGCTGCAGCGGCATCCGGATTGTCGTTACCCGCATTCGCGAAGAGCCAGGCCTCCGGCTCCGCCCCGAACCCCACGCGCCTCCAATATCCAGAGGGCTTCCTCTGGGGATGTGCCACCGCCTCGTATCAAATCGAAGGCGGCGCAAAGGATGGCGGCCGCGGCCCCTCGCTCTGGGACGTCTTCTCGCACACGCCCGGCAAAACCCACGAGGGCGACACCGGCGACGTAGCCGACGACTCCTACCACCTCTATAAAGAAGATGTCAGGCTGCTCAAGAATCTCGGCGTCCAGACCTACCGTATGTCGATGTCATGGTCGCGCATCTTTCCCGAGGGCAAAGGCAAGGTCAACCAGACCGGCGTTGATTACTACAGCAACGTGGTCGACGAGTTGCTCAAGAACAACATCACGCCTTACATCACCCTCTTCCACTGGGATACGCCCGCCGCACTCGCCGGTGGATGGCAGAACCGTGACACGTCGAAGGCCTTCGCCGACTACGCCGCATTCATTACCAAGAAGCTCGGCGATCGCGTAAAGCACTGGATGACGACAAATGAGTTCGTCTGCTTCACCGATCTCGGCTACAAGATCGGCCAATTTGCGCCCGGACTCAAACTCCCTGATGCGCAGGTGAACCAGGTCCGGCATCACGGCATCCTCGCCCACGGCCTCGCCGTCCAGGCTATTCGCGCCAACACGCCCAGCGGCACCCAGGTCGGCCTGGCGGAGAACGCCACCGTCTACGTGCCCATCATCGAAACAAAGGAACACGTCGAAGCCGCGCAGAAAGCCACGCGTTTAGGTAACGCTCCGTTCCTCACCGCGCTCATGGAAGGCAAGTACATGAACCTTTACCTTGAGCGCGAAGGAGCCAACGCGCCCAAGGTGGAAGAAGGCGACTTCAAGGCCATCTCCAGCCCGCTCGACTTCGTCGGCATCAACGTCTACACGCCGTTCTTCGTGCGTGCCGACGATTCCAAGCAGGGCTACGCCGAAATTCCCTACCCCACGTCGCAGCCCAAAATGGCCTCGCCGTGGATCCTGCTCGCCCCCGAGTGCCTCTACTGGGCCGTCCGCAACGTCGTCGACCTCTGGAAGATTCCCGCCCTCTACATCACAGAGAACGGCACCTCCTCCGACGACGTCATCAACTCGGCCGGCCGCATCGACGACATCGATCGCATCATGTATCTGCGCAACCATCTGTCGCATCTGCACCGCGCCGTCTCCGAGGGATACCCGGTCAAGGGCTACTTCCTCTGGAGCCTGCTCGACAATTTCGAGTGGGCCGATGGCTACTCCAAGCGCTTCGGCATCCACTACGTGGACTTCAAAACACAAAAGCGGACTCCGAAGCTCAGCGCCGAGTGGTACAAGAACACGATCGCTCAGAATGCAGTCCTGTAG